Proteins encoded by one window of Xiphias gladius isolate SHS-SW01 ecotype Sanya breed wild chromosome 15, ASM1685928v1, whole genome shotgun sequence:
- the LOC120800309 gene encoding neuroblast differentiation-associated protein AHNAK-like: MEPFDDKVQVLTRSNLSKSLGNLNQCARSPEMMLKDSYSKLYNDKIKKFMRADLLGAEEGCESGDSGEPTVAGPSKVSLKQDMRLPRLGVDFGLLKTRTLSTDVNADSESDDATFSARTAGELTDGSNLNLPPLGLGLSGTAPSVAQVPRPKIDARSPQLNAPDFHLSGTLPEGPNVNNTAGVQLPNTDIPSVDLTMPNRERRHTGLEGKGTFGTPEIGSPDGSTTEMGIKLNEGNISGPSTGVPKVDIEGTNKEFKMPKFKLPDLGLSGPTFSGPECKIETPDVGSPDVPSDKLNFKYSKKLKRPDLNVDDLSSYVESPKLRLSGRSPELDLEMPGVNVSQLDLNGPDTDMPSGEVKVPLKKLKIDLKSPDLDVDAPSGKLTMPKFGLSGKGEADVELPNLGLKTPKIKDGIHTPHISLPKADLKGQSGKYKVPKFAMPKFDLPDIPVPDFNGDFKGPHVQLAAPHLKAGIADPNVDLNVPSADLGIASPSGKLKMPGFGLSGPKVKGPEYELKSPDMDIFAPKFKGGINLPGGDLKEPKLDLNTPDLGINMPSDKLDIDADAPTGKFKLPKFKLFGTLPKNKNMDINAGMKTPELTLKSPKIKGIDAPDMSVPNMDLKAPKAPNLDLHTPDVNIGSPKGKFTMPKLKIPSLDLSGPNGANIDVDASLNSPDLNLPEMDLKKPKLDLSSPDVNLHMPSVVE, encoded by the exons ATGGAGCCGTTTGATGACAAGGTCCAAGTCCTCACCCGGAGCAACCTGAGCAAGAGCCTTGGAAATCTGAACCAGTGTGCCAGGAGTCCCGAGATG ATGCTGAAGGATTCCTACAGCAAACTCTACAATGACAAAATCAAGAAGTTTATGAGGGCTGATTTGCTCGGTGCTGAAGAGGGCTGTGAGAGCGGTGACAGCGGTGAGCCAACTGTAGCAGGCCCTTCCAAGGTCAGCCTAAAGCAAGACATGAGGTTGCCTCGCCTTGGAGTTGACTTTGGACTTCTGAAAACCAGGACTCTGAGCACAGATGTTAATGCTGATTCAGAATCTGATGATGCAACATTTTCGGCCAGAACAGCTGGAGAATTAACAGACGGCAGCAATTTGAACCTTCCACCGTTGGGACTCGGCTTGAGTGGGACTGCTCCAAGTGTAGCTCAGGTACCCAGACCTAAAATCGATGCTAGAAGTCCACAACTTAATGCTCCAGACTTTCATCTGTCTGGAACATTACCAGAGGGGccaaatgtaaacaatacaGCTGGTGTACAACTGCCAAACACTGACATTCCATCAGTTGACTTGACAATGCCAAATCGTGAAAGACGTCATACTGGACTGGAAGGCAAAGGAACTTTTGGAACTCCAGAAATAGGAAGCCCAGATGGTAGTACCACTGAAATGGGAATAAAACTTAATGAGGGAAATATCAGTGGTCCATCCACTGGTGTTCCCAAAGTGGACATTGAAGGAACAAACAAAGaattcaaaatgccaaaattcaAACTGCCTGACCTGGGCCTCTCTGGACCTACTTTTAGTGGTCCAGAATGTAAGATTGAGACACCAGATGTAGGAAGCCCAGATGTTCCTTCAGATAAACTCAATTTCAAGTATTCCAAGAAACTGAAAAGGCCAGATTTAAATGTGGATGATCTTTCCAGTTATGTAGAATCACCCAAGCTTAGGCTGTCTGGGAGATCCCCTGAGCTAGACCTAGAAATGCCAGGTGTTAATGTATCACAACTTGATCTAAATGGACCAGACACTGACATGCCTTCAGGTGAAGTCAAAGTGCCGCTTAAGAAACTAAAGATTGATCTTAAATCTCCAGATTTAGATGTGGATGCTCCATCTGGTAAACTCACTATGCCCAAATTTGGGTTGTCAGGCAAAGGTGAAGCTGATGTTGAATTGCCTAATCTAGGTCTCAAAACACCAAAGATAAAAGATGGGATTCACACACCTCATATAAGTCTACCCAAAGCTGACCTCAAAGGTCAATCTGGAAAATACAAGGTTCCTAAGTTTGCAATGCCCAAGTTTGATTTACCAGACATTCCAGTTCCAGATTTTAATGGAGACTTCAAGGGACCACATGTGCAGTTGGCTGCACCACATCTCAAAGCTGGAATTGCAGACCCAAATGTTGACTTAAATGTACCCTCGGCTGACTTGGGCATTGCAAGCCCATCTGGAAAACTCAAAATGCCAGGTTTTGGGTTATCTGGCCCTAAAGTTAAAGGACCTGAATATGAGTTAAAAAGTCCAGACATGGATATTTTTGCTCCCAAGTTTAAAGGTGGCATCAATTTGCCTGGTGGTGATCTCAAAGAGCCAAAGCTAGACCTCAATACCCCTGATTTGGGTATTAATATGCCTTCTGATAAATTGGACATTGATGCAGATGCTCCCACTGGAAAATTTAAATTGCcaaaatttaaactttttggTACATTgccaaagaataaaaatatggATATCAATGCAGGGATGAAAACACCTGAACTAACTTTGAAATCCCCAAAGATAAAAGGCATAGATGCTCCTGACATGAGTGTACCAAACATGGATCTCAAAGCTCCGAAAGCTCCAAATTTAGACCTCCACACTCCAGATGTAAACATTGGTTCACCCAAAGGGAAATTCACAATGCCAAAGCTGAAAATACCCAGCTTAGACCTATCAGGTCCAAATGGAGCAAACATTGATGTAGATGCATCTCTAAACAGCCCAGATTTGAATTTGCCTGAGATGGACCTTAAAAAACCCAAACTAGATCTTTCTAGCCCAGATGTCAACTTACATATGCCCTCAG TGGTGGAATAA